One window of Fusarium keratoplasticum isolate Fu6.1 chromosome 2, whole genome shotgun sequence genomic DNA carries:
- a CDS encoding Pyr-redox-2 domain-containing protein — translation MKLQELSLYLSFVKIITTFTFRLAIQRVQSVIHKHTYRASPNPRNVVVVGGSFAGSYLVQRLANTLPSGYRVVLLEKQSHFNHAFAFPRNSVFSGRESKAFIPYDNIADGAPEGIFQRVCDEALEVTDTDIEMASGNRLSYDYLVIATGAAQPPPARLKSRDREGCITELQGFQQRISKAERIAVVGGGAVGVELITEIREKYPDKHLTLIHSRDQLLPRFGAKLHELVLSTLRAKDIEVLLKERPVLPPQSGQAVKETQIALSSGEKRIWDLIIPCTGLRPRSELLAAFSPKSIASTGEILVKPTLQVAHLPSSKDNIFAIGDVAQSGGAKQGRAALMQSEVVTSNIVSLIKNKTRMEEYKPIYFEGALNLTMGKDTMLMYIQRGDFEWVKKMKGHEDEDVGAAKQWKMLHAKEMA, via the exons ATGAAGTTACAGGAGCTGAGtttatatcttagctttGTCAAGATCATTACGACATTCACCTTTCGACTCGCCATTCAACGAGTACAATCCGTCATCCACAAACATACCTATCGAGCATCACCAAACCCGCGCAATGTGGTAGTTGTCGGAGGTTCCTTTGCGGGATCCTATCTCGTACAACGACTCGCCAACACACTTCCCTCCGGGTATCGAGTTGTTCTTCTCGAGAAACAGTCTCACTTTAACCATGCATTTGCGTTTCCCAGGAACTCGGTCTTTTCGGGGCGAGAGTCAAAGGCATTTATTCCGTATGATAACATTGCCGATGGTGCGCCGGAAGGCATCTTCCAGCGTGTCTGCGACGAGGCTCTTGAAGTTACGGATACAGACATCGAAATGGCCAGTGGTAATCGACTGAGCTACGATTATCTCGTCATCGCCACAGGAGCTGCTCAGCCACCACCCGCACGTCTCAAATCGCGTGATCGAGAAGGGTGCATCACGGAACTGCAGGGATTTCAACAACGAATCAGCAAGGCCGAGCGCATCGCGGTTGTTGGCGGGGGTGCAGTGGGCGTTGAGCTTATCACTGAGATTAGAGAAAAGTATCCCGATAAGCATTTGACACTCATACATTCAAGGGATCAACTTTTGCCGAGATTTGGTGCGAAGCTGCATGAGCTTGTCCTTTCTACTCTCCGCGCCAAGGACATCGAGGTGCTGTTGAAAGAACGACCTGTTTTGCCGCCTCAGTCTGGTCAGGCTGTGAAGGAAACTCAAATCGCGCTTTCTAGCGGCGAGAAGAGAATTTGGGACCTGATT ATTCCCTGTACTGGCCTGCGACCTCGGTCTGAGCTCCTGGCTGCATTTTCACCAAAGAGCATTGCCTCAACCGGCGAAATACTTGTCAAGCCCACTCTTCAAGTTGCCCATCTACCATCTTCCAAAGACAACATTTTCGCCATCGGTGACGTGGCTCAGTCCGGAGGTGCCAAACAAGGTcgagcagccttgatgcaATCTGAAGTTGTGACAAGCAACATTGTCAGCCTGATAAAGAACAAGACTCGCATGGAAGAGTACAAGCCGATTTACTTTGAGGGTGCTTTGAATCTCACCATGGGAAAG GATACTATGCTAATGTATATACAACGGGGAGACTTTGAGTGGGTTAAGAAGATGAAAGggcatgaagatgaggatgttggtgCGGCAAAGCAGTGGAAGATGCTTCACGCGAAGGAGATGGCTTGA